The following are encoded in a window of Amaranthus tricolor cultivar Red isolate AtriRed21 chromosome 2, ASM2621246v1, whole genome shotgun sequence genomic DNA:
- the LOC130806993 gene encoding uncharacterized protein LOC130806993, which translates to MARDQTTWLSRLKTQISHKLINPTTNKLNITRSSKSRNVGVLAFEISGLFSKLLALHQNLSDKNIVRIKNEAISLEGVRKIVSNDESFLLGLACSEMIQNLHIISKTVARLSSRAMDLTLRSFPECLEDFASTGRDQYNWSVPCGKDLEGLVRRVDRYIAATSALYRELEELNSLQNSLKKTSHEGALEVQQKIVWQKQEIKRVKEKSIWSRSYDSVLLLLARLMFTVLARIKFVFGIGNTYYSLPSTLPRSLSASATVFPSSDLSNVNSFVSGPLTSNPPRPNKRRSGSGTGTRTGTEIGFFESRTKDLKPPPTTLGAAALSLHYANLIIVLEKMIKSPHLVGLDARDDVYAMLPNSIRSSLCARLKGVGFSATDPNLAAEWRDALGRILAWLGPLAHNMIKWQSERSFEQQHLMPKSTNVLLLQTLYFANKEKTEAAITELLVGLNYIWRFEREMNAKALLECSNFFFNNKNSSPINLKS; encoded by the coding sequence ATGGCTAGAGATCAAACAACATGGTTAAGTAGGCTAAAGACACAAATCTCCCATAAGCTTATTAACCCAACTACAAATAAGCTTAATATTACTAGATCATCAAAATCTAGAAATGTTGGTGTATTAGCTTTTGAGATTTCAGGGCTTTTTTCAAAGCTATTAGCACTTCATCAGAATCTGTCTGATAAAAAtattgttagaataaaaaatgagGCAATTTCATTAGAAGGGGTTAGAAAAATTGTCTCTAATGATGAATCATTTCTTCTTGGGTTAGCTTGTTCTGAAATGATTCAAAATTTACATATTATTTCGAAGACGGTAGCGCGGCTGAGCAGCCGTGCTATGGACCTGACACTCAGGTCATTTCCTGAGTGTCTTGAGGATTTTGCTAGCACGGGACGAGACCAATATAATTGGTCTGTCCCATGCGGAAAAGACCTTGAGGGGTTAGTTCGTAGAGTTGACCGATACATCGCAGCAACTTCTGCGTTGTATCGGGAACTTGAGGAGCTTAATAGTCTTCAAAATAGCCTTAAAAAAACGTCACATGAAGGTGCTTTAGAGGTTCAACAGAAGATTGTTTGGCAAAAGCAGGAAATTAAACGTGTGAAAGAAAAGTCTATTTGGAGTAGGAGTTATGATTCGGTTCTTCTTCTTTTAGCACGGTTAATGTTTACTGTCCTTGCAAGAATCAAATTTGTGTTCGGGATCGGAAACACTTATTACTCTCTACCAAGCACGCTACCCAGAAGTTTGTCGGCTTCTGCGACAGTCTTCCCATCTTCGGATCTAAGCAATGTTAATTCGTTTGTGTCGGGACCACTGACGTCCAACCCTCCCCGCCCCAACAAGAGGAGGAGTGGAAGTGGGACCGGAACCAGAACGGGAACTGAAATCGGGTTTTTCGAGTCTAGAACAAAAGATTTAAAGCCTCCTCCAACAACATTGGGGGCGGCCGCTCTTTCATTACACTATGCCAATTTAATAATCGTCCTAGAGAAAATGATCAAGTCACCCCACTTAGTGGGGCTAGACGCGAGGGATGATGTTTATGCTATGCTTCCTAATAGCATAAGATCCTCCCTTTGCGCCAGGCTAAAAGGAGTCGGTTTTTCAGCAACCGATCCCAATTTAGCAGCGGAATGGAGGGATGCCCTCGGACGAATCCTTGCGTGGTTGGGACCACTTGCTCATAACATGATCAAATGGCAAAGTGAAAGGAGTTTTGAGCAACAACATCTTATGCCAAAATCAACAAATGTTTTGTTATTACAAACATTATATTTTGCCAATAAAGAGAAGACTGAAGCAGCAATTACAGAATTACTAGTTGGGTTAAATTACATATGGAGATTTGAACGTGAAATGAATGCTAAAGCATTGCTTGAATGCTCCAATTTCTTCTTCAACAACAAGAACAGTTCACCTatcaatttaaaatcttag